One window of the Manihot esculenta cultivar AM560-2 chromosome 14, M.esculenta_v8, whole genome shotgun sequence genome contains the following:
- the LOC110600485 gene encoding zinc finger BED domain-containing protein RICESLEEPER 2-like encodes MAIESCLLNWGIKRVFTITVDNASSNVVAISYLKKKINAWGFSILNCKYLHMRCIAHIINLVVVDGMKDGLTPIKKVRDAVRYIRQSPARLQRFKACCEMEGIQSKSSLCLDVSTRWNSTYLMLSSALKFENAFDRYATVDPYFKIDLQSCEGDGVPDSLEWEYIGKFVEFLGHFYELTLRISGSRCVTSNIFFDEISSIDCLLQEWKSSNDLELSCMGEKMKLKFDKYWGDPDKMNKIIYIAVVVDPRYKLEFMHFALSTMYGKEKRIFQSENANEHIGNVSESIEEGTKKKPRMRLGHQFMQHKIEIGEAKIKSDLDSYLNEDILILDEKEDFDILKWWKMNANM; translated from the exons ATGGCAATTGAAAGTTGCTTGCTTAATTGGGGAATTAAGAGAGTCTTTACTATAACTGTTGATAATGCCAGTTCAAATGTTGTTGCAATTTcctatttgaaaaagaaaatcaatgcTTGGGGGTTTAGCATTTTAAATTGCAAATATCTTCATATGAGATGCATTGCCCACATAATCAACTTAGTTGTTGTTGATGGAATGAAGGATGGTCTTACTCCAATTAAAAAGGTTAGAGATGCAGTTAGGTATATTAGGCAATCTCCTGCGAGGTTGCAAAGGTTTAAGGCATGTTGTGAGATGGAAGGGATTCAAAGTAAGAGTTCTTTATGCTTAGATGTGTCCACTAGGTGGAATTCTACTTATCTGATGTTAAGTTCTGCACTAAAGTTTGAAAATGCATTTGACAGATATGCAACTGTAGATCCATACTTTAAAATTGATCTTCAATCATGTGAGGGTGATGGTGTGCCAGATAGTCTAGAATGGGAATATATTGGAAAATTTGTTGAATTTTTGGGACATTTTTATGAACTTACTTTGAGAATTTCTGGATCTAGATGTGTTActtctaatatattttttgatgaGATTAGTTCTATTGACTGTTTGTTGCAAGAGTGGAAATCAAGTAATGACTTGGAATTGTCATGTATGGGAGAGAAGATGAAgcttaaatttgataaatattgGGGGGATCCTGATaagatgaataaaattatttacattGCAGTGGTGGTTGACCCTCGATATAAGTTAGAATTTATGCATTTTGCTCTTTCAACTATGTATGGAAAAGAAAAG AGAATATTTCAATCTGAAAATGCAAATGAACACATTGGAAATGTAAGTGAGAGCATCGAAGAAGGAACAAAAAAGAAACCTAGAATGAGATTGGGACATCAATTCATGCAACATAAAATAGAGATTGGTGAAGCGAAGATCAAGTCTGATTTAGATTCTTATCTGAATgaggatattttaattttggatgAGAAAGAAGATTTTGACATATTAAAATGGTGGAAAATGAATGctaatatgtaa